The Perca fluviatilis chromosome 18, GENO_Pfluv_1.0, whole genome shotgun sequence genomic interval tcaggtccgttgactgtggaggccaggtcatctggcgcagcactccatcactctccttcttggtcaaatagcccttacacaaactgaaggtgtgtttggggtcattgtcctgttgaaaaataaatgatggtccaactaaacgcaaaccggatgggatggcatgtcgctgcaggatgctgtggtagccatgctggttcagtatgccttcaattttgaataaatccccaacagtgtcaccagcaaagcccccccacaccatcacacctcctcctccatgcttcacggtgggaaccaggcatgtagaatccgtccgttcaccttttctgtgtcgcacaaagacacagtggttggaaccaaagatctcaaatttggactcatcagaccaaagcacagatttccactgatGGTGTAATAGCTCATGAGACAATATGTCATTAACAGGTATGGAACTTTTTGAAGCTCCTCCTAGAGGCTTCAAAGATTGTTCTCAGATTGGGTCAGCAGCAGATCAAAATCTTCACTATGCTAAATTGCAAAGGTTTTGTTTGCATGGAACAGTGTGCCATAAGGGGCGGGAAATCTGCATGTCTCACATACAGAGGACACGGCCATAAATAAAACACCCCATGGCTTCAGTAGCTGACTTGAAATTTCTTCCCTGTTCATCTTTCCAACTCAAATCAGTTTGAGGTCTAAATCGACTAGAGGCTCTGTCACATCCAGGTATTGGACCAGCCTCCCTGACTGAGTGGCAAGATCCTCTTTATTTCAGAGGTACAATGCATTTCATTCTTTTGATCTGTAACGGTTTCATTATCATGAATAATTTTCTCCTCTAGTGAACTATGGAACAGTTTATTGAAGACTCCAGCCTCGAGGGCTGGAAGAGGATTGGCTCTGGAGGTTTCGGACACATCTACAAAGCCAGGCATCGTCAGTGGGCCTATGACGTGGCCATTAAACTGCTTCGTCCTGACGACGGGTAAGTGCTTACAAATAGTTTTCTGTTTACAGTCACATGAAGTTGAGAGAATCACTAattatgcaaataaacacacacacaggagcaatGAGTCTTTGCTGCGTGAGATTGAAATGATGCGTCAAGCCACCAGCCCGTATGTCATGGCTGTCCGAGGGGTCTTCAAGGGTCTACCGCCAAACGCCACGTCTGACTTGTCAACACAGCTTGGTGTGGTCATGGACCTCATGAAGAGAGGATCACTGGCCTCCCTACAGGTAACCAGGGGTGGAACAACTACTCATCTTTTACTTAGAGGTACTCTGTAAAAATTTTCTCTGCTTCAAGTAAAAATTTTGAATATAAGATTTAAAAAGAACATCAGAAGAAAAGATTGACTAAATTGAAATTTGAATCTTGTCATTCTAAAAGAAATTCAAATGTAAATGTCTGAATTATGCAGTTTTTATGTTCAAACAGTTAATATTGAAGGAAATGAGAAGAACATAAATATAACACATGATTCCAAACTTTTAAATGGTAGTGTATATAAAGCAGTCGGAGTCAAGTCATATTTATTGCTAACTAACTCCACTATTTGTCGATCTGTAACTTTGAAAACAATCTTACAGGAAGCCTTGGATGGACCTCCACCCTGGCCGCTGGTCTTCAGACTGGCTCACCAAGTGGCTCTGGGTATAAACTTCCTCCACAGTCTGACCCATCCCATTCTCCACAAGGACCTGAAGCCCCAAAACGTGCTGCTAGACGACTCTCTCAATGCCAAGGTGAGTCCCAGGCCTTCAGGGGAGGCCAGGCCTCATGCTTACTTTATATTGTTATAATAGTTTGCACATTTTATGGAGACTAAATAAAGGCTGAAAGACATGAACTGTAAGCCCGAAAGTTGTTTTTTCCCTAAATGTTGCTTTTGATAATAAGCAGAAATGACTCAACGATGAAACGATAAAAAGGAAGGGAAAGGGTTTTACTGTTTTAAAAGAGCCAAACTCCAGGTCTTAACATTGTACAGTATGAAGTATTATTAAGAGGAGTACAACTGATGTTTGACTGAATAAGACAACTTGTTCAATTAATAACTTCACATTAGCACTGATTTcagaaagacattttatttacGATTCAATTAAATATCAATTTGGGATATTTCACAATTTAGTTCAGAGTGTGTGCTGCAGAGATGGTACGCGTCATGTCAACACAAGTGACTTATTTCTTTTAGTTAGCATGTCAGGCTTATATCTGTATTTGTATCCATACAGTCATATAAGTCAAGACCTGCGTGTCTTCTCTGTCTTTATAGTTTGTTAATCTGAAATGCAACCAGATATCTGCCTTTAGGCCAGGCGCTGTCTTCAGTGGAGCAGCTCCGGCTATGTTTCGATTCAACTTAGGTTTGCTCGTCTCTCACAGGGCAAGATCTCGTTACGGTAAGAACAAAAGGCCACGTGGCACTGACGGGGTTAAAGCTCCATGCAAAAGGCAAATATTAAGAGATTGTTCTCTGGATATTCTGAATTGATATTGGATTATTCAAATGGAAATCGATAAcaatcactttttttattttttattttttttacaattgtgCATATTCTCACAGCAGTAATATCAAAAACTACATTTTGTGTCATGTCCAAAAGTAGCCATTTTCATATCATATCCTATAGAaagtgtcaaataaataaaattttctTAAGATAATTTAAACCATCACATTCCTCATATTCTGACAGTGTtgcttatcaaaatagttgctaaTTAATACAATCGAGTAATTGATTAATGAATGGACTAAATCTTTCAGCTGTACTGTATAAACTGCAAAACACATTTGATAAGTTCTTCATATACTTTGTGTACAAAAATTTTGATTTGTAAAGTAATTAAACAATAAATGCAGGGGAATAGAAGTAGAGTGGCATAAAACGAAAGTAAATCCCTTTTCTGACACCTTCCTCTCTTTGCTAATTCTTTCTGCAGCTGACAGATTTTGGCCTTTCCCGGATTTCCTACAGCGTTGCACAGGTTTCCAGGAAGGACGATGGATGGGGGACGACCAACTACATGCCCCCGGAGGCATTTGTCTTATCCTACAAACCTAAACGAGCCTCTGATATCTACAGGTACAAGAGGCCCGAACCAGCACTTGGATAAGAgcgttttatttatcatatactAAATAATAACTGGAGACAGGATCACTCCTGCCCCCATGTCAACCAAGTCTTGACAGAAAGTCAAAACATCAGTGACATAGTGCTTTACATGTGAGGGCATTGGTAAGagtattatagtatatataatcaGGTGACTTCCTGATTTTATTGTTGTCATTGATTGTGCTCATTCTCACAAAAGTCAAAATATCAGTGACATAGTCCTTGTCCTTGTTTTCAGGTAAGAGAAGTATACTGAGATACTAGGATGACTTTAGGCAATGATTTACAACAAACAATCATTAAATGTCATTCTCTCATCAAtttacagatgaaaaaaaacccTATCCATCAACCAACCAGTGTGTGATTGTAATGGCATGAATAGTAATCCTGGCATTgaactctctctgtctgtcttccagtTATGGGATACTCCTTTGGTCCATTCTCACAGGGAAACAACCATATAAGGGTAAGAGACTGATGTGTCTTTAGCCACCCTCACTATAATAATGCTATAATATAATGCTCAAAACATCTTCTACCTTAATCTTAGTTTTTTCTCATGACACATGGTAcaagaatgtgtttgtgttagtttTCTTGGTGCTGAGCTGTACAGAAAGGCTTGTTAATTCCTCCAATGTAGATGCAAAAGCCGCCATAGTGGAGGTTCAAGTCCCAAAAGGACAGCGTCCACCAATAGATGATATTAAGGGTGATGCTGCAGGGTTGACAGAGTTGAAAGAACTGATGAAGAGATGTTGGGACGAAATACCTGAAGAAAGGCCCCAAGCCCTTGGTGAGGAACTCCTTCATTTACCTCTAAAACTCTGAACTGACAAAGAAAAGTAGCTTGTGATGCCTGGCTCTGACGTCGCAGCTGTACTCTATGTTGTGTTCAACAGAGTGTACAACCAAGGCAGAAAAACTATATCAGATGCACGAACATGCAATTTTTGACGCTGTCTATGAAGTGCTGAAGAAACTGGTGAGAAACAAATCT includes:
- the LOC120546649 gene encoding receptor-interacting serine/threonine-protein kinase 3-like isoform X1, producing MEQFIEDSSLEGWKRIGSGGFGHIYKARHRQWAYDVAIKLLRPDDGSNESLLREIEMMRQATSPYVMAVRGVFKGLPPNATSDLSTQLGVVMDLMKRGSLASLQEALDGPPPWPLVFRLAHQVALGINFLHSLTHPILHKDLKPQNVLLDDSLNAKLTDFGLSRISYSVAQVSRKDDGWGTTNYMPPEAFVLSYKPKRASDIYSYGILLWSILTGKQPYKDAKAAIVEVQVPKGQRPPIDDIKGDAAGLTELKELMKRCWDEIPEERPQALECTTKAEKLYQMHEHAIFDAVYEVLKKLEQKEKEDKGINELFQRTQIAKASESDRFEEEDVVDNIRKGPPPIQEQKEEEDKGMKEQFQRTQIVQDSESDRLEDVDVVGNIRKGNPQIQEEKKVTPQEVLLGTLEHLGAEEFETFKWYLEQKRVLAPFPAIPKSRLENANRVKVVDQMFQTYSMNTIEVTRIVLEKMDQNKLVEKILKYKTQSISL
- the LOC120546649 gene encoding receptor-interacting serine/threonine-protein kinase 3-like isoform X2, whose protein sequence is MEQFIEDSSLEGWKRIGSGGFGHIYKARHRQWAYDVAIKLLRPDDGSNESLLREIEMMRQATSPYVMAVRGVFKGLPPNATSDLSTQLGVVMDLMKRGSLASLQEALDGPPPWPLVFRLAHQVALGINFLHSLTHPILHKDLKPQNVLLDDSLNAKLTDFGLSRISYSVAQVSRKDDGWGTTNYMPPEAFVLSYKPKRASDIYSYGILLWSILTGKQPYKDAKAAIVEVQVPKGQRPPIDDIKGDAAGLTELKELMKRCWDEIPEERPQALECTTKAEKLYQMHEHAIFDAVYEVLKKLEQKEKEDKGINELFQRTQIAKASESDRFEEEDVVDNIRKGPPPIQKKRRHLKRSS